One window of the Mycobacterium sp. SVM_VP21 genome contains the following:
- a CDS encoding MarR family transcriptional regulator codes for MAGFVAGRAARSEPTLDLAEQKSWYNYLATVLRMTTVLNRQLTDLHQLTLADVQLLEILGEAAAGSVRMGDLASSLVLLPSRLTRQVRRLEDRGLVVRAVNPQDRRCVVVTITDMGRNLLGQAMITYANAVRAYFLAPLSRPQVAATATACRQIGEALKRPGRSGIS; via the coding sequence ATGGCAGGCTTCGTCGCCGGTCGAGCCGCGCGTAGTGAACCCACACTGGATCTGGCCGAACAGAAATCGTGGTACAACTACTTAGCAACCGTGCTGCGGATGACTACCGTGCTCAACCGACAACTGACCGATCTTCACCAGTTGACGCTGGCCGATGTGCAGCTGCTGGAGATCCTGGGCGAGGCGGCGGCGGGCAGTGTTCGGATGGGCGATCTGGCCAGCTCCTTGGTGCTGTTGCCGAGCCGATTAACCAGGCAGGTTCGGCGGCTTGAGGACCGGGGTCTGGTGGTCAGGGCGGTGAACCCGCAGGACCGCCGCTGCGTCGTGGTCACCATCACCGACATGGGGCGAAACTTGCTGGGACAGGCCATGATCACCTACGCGAATGCGGTACGGGCCTATTTCCTTGCGCCGCTGAGCCGCCCACAGGTCGCAGCCACGGCGACGGCCTGCCGACAAATCGGGGAAGCGCTGAAACGTCCCGGGCGATCGGGAATCAGTTAG
- a CDS encoding helix-turn-helix domain-containing protein, translating to METIVEVNALAAQIAALITAAQVATPPPPREPQVPMLFTVPEAAKHLRCAESTVWQLLRAGELRSTRVGRRRFIPADAITEYLAGMSA from the coding sequence ATGGAGACGATAGTGGAAGTCAACGCGCTGGCCGCGCAGATCGCGGCGTTGATCACCGCAGCTCAGGTAGCGACACCGCCGCCTCCGCGAGAACCGCAGGTGCCGATGCTGTTCACCGTCCCGGAGGCGGCGAAACACCTTCGCTGCGCGGAGAGCACCGTCTGGCAACTGCTGCGTGCGGGCGAGCTTCGGAGTACCCGGGTCGGACGCCGTCGGTTCATCCCAGCGGATGCCATAACCGAATACCTGGCTGGGATGTCGGCTTGA
- a CDS encoding helix-turn-helix transcriptional regulator — protein MPPKALELGLTGQTVAGNIARIRAERGLSLRELAARMPEGRKLNHAQLSAAERGVRQVTADDLTAISVALSVSPVALLMPTSDSGDKGRIALTGTGERPAAQLLDWLIGEYDLASDPDDGYAQEKHRRQSLPPWRWTKK, from the coding sequence ATGCCACCGAAGGCTCTAGAACTGGGTTTGACCGGTCAGACAGTTGCCGGCAACATCGCTCGCATCCGTGCCGAACGCGGTCTCAGCCTGCGTGAACTCGCCGCCCGCATGCCGGAGGGCCGGAAGCTGAACCACGCGCAACTCTCTGCCGCCGAGCGCGGCGTGCGCCAGGTCACGGCGGATGACCTGACCGCAATCAGCGTCGCTTTGAGCGTCTCACCCGTAGCCCTTCTCATGCCCACAAGCGACTCCGGCGACAAGGGACGCATCGCGCTGACCGGTACCGGTGAGCGCCCCGCCGCCCAACTACTCGACTGGCTTATCGGCGAATACGACCTGGCTTCGGATCCCGACGACGGATACGCACAAGAAAAGCACCGTCGTCAGTCCCTACCGCCCTGGAGGTGGACAAAGAAATGA
- a CDS encoding site-specific integrase — protein sequence MTRAARNNLPPQIKRRELPSGAVRYEVIADVTREGARHQTRKRFAKLADAKEHLAGLQGDVVRGVHVRRSALTVQQAVEAWLSGQRLRPKTRSAYITALRPVVDALGTKPVQQVSKSDIETVVRSLVEGTSATGTWNAPTKLKGKKVRSKWAATSINPMLARLRSVWQDLVDQGVVNRNVPALVRALPTKSPEMHTLSVKQVETLFAYMAGDRLELFVHLALLGLRRGEIAALRWSVIDLDSTPSTLTVAANRVAVSGGAAESDPKTEAGRRELPIPAELLPILRRARQRSREEQLAAGSKWVGQGHVIADELGSPYHPDTLYKYWSRTLKAAGLPHVRLHDARHSCATLMHQRSVPLAVIAAWLGHTDASFTLRTYAHSSPAMLTEAAVTLGGLVTSRDTSDGKKSDTPTG from the coding sequence ATGACCCGTGCAGCCCGCAACAACCTGCCGCCGCAGATCAAACGGCGCGAATTGCCCTCCGGCGCAGTCCGATACGAAGTCATCGCCGATGTCACCCGCGAAGGTGCCCGGCACCAGACCCGCAAGCGGTTCGCCAAGCTGGCCGACGCGAAGGAACACCTCGCGGGGCTGCAGGGCGACGTCGTTCGCGGAGTCCACGTCCGCCGGTCGGCTCTCACCGTGCAGCAGGCCGTAGAGGCATGGCTAAGCGGTCAGCGTCTGCGGCCCAAGACACGCAGTGCCTACATCACGGCACTGCGACCCGTCGTCGACGCGCTGGGCACCAAACCCGTACAGCAGGTCAGCAAGTCCGACATCGAGACAGTGGTCCGCAGTCTCGTCGAGGGCACCAGCGCGACGGGCACTTGGAACGCGCCGACGAAGCTCAAAGGCAAGAAAGTTCGCAGTAAGTGGGCGGCGACCAGTATCAACCCTATGCTGGCGCGACTCCGGTCGGTCTGGCAGGACTTGGTGGATCAGGGAGTGGTCAACCGCAACGTGCCTGCGCTGGTCCGCGCGTTACCGACCAAAAGCCCTGAGATGCACACGCTCTCGGTAAAGCAGGTCGAGACGTTGTTCGCCTACATGGCCGGGGACCGTCTGGAGTTGTTCGTGCATCTGGCCCTTCTCGGGTTGCGGCGCGGCGAGATCGCGGCGCTGCGGTGGTCGGTGATCGACCTGGACTCGACTCCGTCCACCCTGACGGTGGCCGCCAACCGGGTGGCGGTATCCGGGGGAGCTGCGGAGTCCGATCCCAAGACCGAGGCGGGCCGGCGCGAGCTGCCGATCCCCGCCGAGCTGCTGCCGATCCTTCGCCGGGCGCGGCAGCGCAGCCGGGAAGAACAATTGGCTGCGGGCAGCAAGTGGGTCGGCCAAGGCCACGTCATCGCCGACGAGCTCGGCAGCCCGTATCACCCGGACACGCTCTACAAGTATTGGTCGCGCACTCTCAAGGCGGCCGGGCTGCCGCACGTCCGGTTGCACGACGCCCGGCACTCCTGCGCCACATTGATGCACCAGCGCAGCGTTCCGCTGGCGGTGATCGCGGCCTGGCTGGGCCACACCGACGCCAGCTTCACGCTTCGCACCTACGCCCACTCCTCCCCCGCGATGCTGACGGAGGCGGCGGTGACGCTCGGCGGTCTTGTGACATCTCGTGACACATCGGATGGCAAGAAGTCCGATACCCCCACGGGGTAA
- a CDS encoding class I SAM-dependent methyltransferase, which translates to MTRTDSDSWDLATSVGATATMVAAQRALATSGPDKLINDPWAAPLVRAVGIDFFTRMVDGDIPVVEGGEFDPIRMGHGMGVRTRFFDEHFLSATRSGIRQAVILASGLDSRAYRLDWPAGTVVYEVDLPEVIEFKTTTLRDLGAQPTAERRTVAIDLRDDWPTALRAAEFDPHAPTVWSAEGLLIYLQPDAQDALFDTIKSLSTPGSRVACEFISDTSVFASPAWREHREKMSALGFEVEIGDLIYHGERNHIIEYLTGAGWTVTGRQVRELYTECGLEYGDDELAVAFDDMTYLSAVLPGPTV; encoded by the coding sequence ATGACGCGCACGGACAGTGACAGCTGGGACTTGGCCACCAGTGTGGGGGCCACCGCGACCATGGTGGCCGCGCAGCGCGCCCTGGCCACCTCGGGACCGGACAAACTGATCAACGACCCATGGGCGGCACCGCTGGTGCGTGCGGTCGGCATCGACTTCTTCACGCGGATGGTCGACGGCGACATCCCGGTCGTTGAAGGCGGCGAGTTCGATCCGATCCGGATGGGCCACGGCATGGGCGTGCGCACCCGATTCTTCGACGAGCACTTCCTGTCCGCGACGAGGAGCGGCATCCGACAGGCGGTGATCCTGGCTTCTGGCCTGGACTCGCGCGCCTACCGACTGGACTGGCCGGCCGGCACCGTGGTCTACGAAGTCGATCTGCCGGAAGTCATCGAGTTCAAGACGACCACGCTGCGTGACTTGGGCGCGCAGCCCACCGCCGAGCGTCGCACCGTGGCCATCGACCTGCGCGACGACTGGCCGACCGCCCTGCGGGCCGCCGAATTCGACCCGCACGCTCCGACCGTCTGGAGCGCCGAGGGTCTGCTGATCTACCTGCAGCCCGACGCCCAGGACGCCTTGTTCGACACCATCAAGTCGTTGAGCACTCCTGGTAGTCGGGTGGCCTGTGAGTTCATCAGCGACACATCGGTGTTCGCCAGCCCGGCGTGGCGTGAACACCGGGAGAAGATGTCGGCGCTGGGGTTCGAAGTGGAGATCGGCGACCTGATCTACCACGGCGAACGCAATCACATCATCGAGTACCTGACCGGCGCGGGCTGGACGGTGACGGGCCGCCAGGTCCGCGAGCTCTACACCGAGTGCGGCTTGGAGTACGGCGATGACGAACTGGCGGTGGCGTTCGACGATATGACCTACTTGAGCGCCGTTTTGCCTGGTCCCACGGTATGA
- a CDS encoding lipocalin-like domain-containing protein yields the protein MSILREALLGGWELSSFESRGSARLDAGEAKLGPRHEPLDTVTGAVSYPLGTAPRGLILYTADGYMSAQLTGSADAAVAAYIAYGGRFRVDEDTATVHHEVSVSMLPELLASPQPRQARVDGDRLTLSATSTNDGVTTLNTLVWVRRR from the coding sequence ATGAGCATTCTGCGCGAAGCGCTGCTGGGTGGCTGGGAGCTGTCGTCGTTCGAGTCCCGCGGTTCAGCGAGGCTCGACGCAGGAGAGGCGAAGCTGGGACCGCGGCATGAGCCCCTCGACACCGTCACCGGCGCGGTGTCATACCCCTTGGGCACCGCGCCGCGCGGTCTGATCCTCTACACCGCCGACGGGTATATGTCCGCACAACTGACCGGCAGCGCCGATGCCGCGGTGGCTGCCTATATCGCCTACGGTGGCCGATTTCGCGTCGACGAGGACACCGCGACCGTGCACCACGAAGTCAGCGTCTCAATGCTGCCGGAACTGCTGGCGAGCCCGCAGCCCCGGCAGGCACGCGTGGACGGCGACCGGCTGACGCTTTCGGCGACGAGCACCAACGACGGTGTGACGACGCTCAACACCTTGGTCTGGGTCAGACGTCGATAA
- a CDS encoding NADPH:quinone oxidoreductase family protein, producing the protein MRAIVCEQYGPPEDLVLRELPDPTPGPGTLVVRVRAAAVNFPDVLLIDGKYQLKIPAPFTPGSELAGDVIAVGEGVPFAVGDRVAGASFVGGFAEQALVPAPAVSAIPDGIDYAAAAGFGVTYRTAYHALRSVAQVAEGDWVVVLGAAGGVGLAAVDLAVAMGAKVLAAASSPEKLEVCRQRGAAATVDYDREDLKTRIREITGDGAQAVLDPVGGSYAEPALRSLARGGRFITLGYAAGSIPAIPLNLVMLKGITVQGMEIRTFATDFPAENERDLAELRQLFAEGKVSPYIGARFPLAETATALRYVADRKAVGKVIIDV; encoded by the coding sequence ATGCGCGCGATCGTCTGCGAGCAGTACGGCCCGCCGGAAGATCTGGTGCTTCGGGAGCTGCCCGACCCGACGCCCGGGCCCGGCACGCTGGTGGTCCGGGTGCGGGCCGCGGCGGTCAACTTCCCCGACGTGCTGCTGATCGACGGCAAGTATCAGCTGAAGATCCCGGCACCGTTCACCCCCGGAAGCGAACTAGCCGGTGATGTGATCGCCGTCGGTGAGGGGGTGCCGTTCGCTGTCGGCGACCGGGTGGCCGGCGCCTCGTTCGTGGGAGGTTTCGCCGAGCAGGCGCTGGTTCCCGCGCCGGCTGTGAGTGCCATCCCCGACGGTATCGATTACGCGGCCGCGGCCGGCTTCGGAGTCACCTACCGCACGGCCTATCACGCGCTGCGCTCGGTTGCCCAAGTAGCAGAGGGTGATTGGGTGGTGGTGCTGGGCGCAGCCGGCGGTGTCGGACTGGCCGCCGTCGACCTGGCGGTGGCGATGGGCGCGAAAGTGCTTGCCGCGGCATCCAGCCCGGAGAAGCTGGAGGTGTGCCGCCAGCGCGGTGCTGCCGCGACGGTCGACTACGACCGGGAGGACCTCAAGACGCGGATCCGGGAGATCACCGGCGACGGTGCGCAGGCGGTGCTCGACCCGGTCGGCGGTTCCTATGCGGAGCCGGCGCTGCGCAGCCTGGCCCGCGGCGGGCGCTTCATCACCTTGGGCTATGCCGCTGGATCGATTCCGGCGATCCCGCTGAACCTGGTGATGCTCAAGGGCATCACGGTGCAGGGCATGGAGATCCGGACGTTCGCCACCGACTTCCCGGCGGAGAACGAGCGCGATCTTGCCGAACTGCGGCAGCTGTTCGCCGAGGGCAAGGTCAGCCCCTACATCGGCGCCCGATTCCCGCTCGCCGAGACCGCAACGGCACTGCGCTACGTGGCCGACCGCAAGGCGGTCGGGAAGGTCATTATCGACGTCTGA
- a CDS encoding TetR/AcrR family transcriptional regulator, giving the protein MTTRVDAAVHRGIDDRQREATAEVERILAAAVTVLQRSAPDPPRVCDIVAEAGSSNKAFYRYFAGKDDVILAVMERGVAIVGSYLEQQLAKESTPVAKVECWIRGALAQLSDPHLLSLSRAASTQLAVSAERPRSDEDILAPLRDLLTAPISALGGDDPRRDADLVFGATLSTMRGYLNSGRRPKRADVDHLVAFCLRGLGAF; this is encoded by the coding sequence ATGACCACACGTGTCGATGCCGCGGTGCACCGCGGCATTGACGACCGCCAGCGTGAGGCCACCGCCGAAGTGGAGCGGATCCTGGCCGCAGCGGTGACAGTGCTGCAGCGCAGTGCACCCGACCCGCCCCGGGTGTGCGACATCGTCGCCGAGGCGGGCTCGTCGAACAAGGCGTTCTACCGTTATTTCGCCGGCAAGGACGACGTGATCTTGGCCGTGATGGAGCGCGGTGTCGCGATTGTGGGGTCCTATCTGGAGCAGCAACTGGCCAAGGAATCCACACCTGTAGCCAAGGTCGAGTGCTGGATCCGCGGCGCCCTGGCGCAGTTGTCCGATCCGCACCTGCTGAGCCTGAGCCGCGCCGCGAGCACCCAGCTGGCGGTCAGTGCCGAGCGGCCGCGCTCCGATGAGGACATCCTGGCGCCGTTGCGCGATCTGCTCACCGCACCGATCAGTGCGCTCGGCGGCGACGACCCCCGCCGGGATGCCGACCTGGTCTTTGGCGCTACCTTGTCGACCATGCGTGGCTACCTCAATTCCGGCCGGCGACCGAAGCGGGCCGATGTGGATCATCTTGTGGCGTTCTGCCTTCGCGGACTGGGGGCGTTCTGA
- a CDS encoding acyl-CoA dehydrogenase family protein has translation MAWDFSTEPEFEAKLDWIRAFVREEVEPLEVLFPGCEYLPLTDERRRIVDPLKAQVREQGLWAPHLGPELGGQGFGAVKLTLINEILGRSSWAPIVFGTQAPDTGNAEILARFGTTEQKDSYLAGLLSGEIFSCFSMTEPQGGADPRVFTTRAVRDGDDWVITGRKYFSSNASVASFFIVVAITDPDVPVHRGASTFLIPAGTPGLVVEATHHLVGSHPHEAGHSLVRYDKVRVPADAILGEPGQGFLILQSRLAGGRLHHAMRSIGVAQRAIDMMARRAKSRFTQGSSLADKQLVQAFIADSYAELIPFRLTVLHAAWLIDSGDEKAARAEIGVCKILASQVLKSIGLRAIQVHGAMGLTEQLPLTNVLLGGVALGLADGPTEAHKVNLARLLLKDYEAEDPEWPSEFLDNRIEAARAKYGDRLDRIPAVP, from the coding sequence ATGGCGTGGGACTTCTCTACGGAACCCGAGTTTGAGGCGAAGCTCGACTGGATCCGGGCGTTCGTGCGCGAGGAGGTGGAGCCCCTCGAAGTACTGTTTCCCGGCTGCGAATACCTGCCGCTGACCGACGAACGCCGCCGGATCGTCGACCCGCTCAAGGCCCAGGTGCGCGAACAGGGCCTGTGGGCACCGCATCTGGGGCCCGAGCTGGGTGGCCAGGGGTTCGGGGCGGTCAAGTTGACCCTGATCAACGAGATCCTGGGCCGGTCCAGCTGGGCACCCATCGTGTTCGGCACCCAGGCCCCCGACACCGGCAACGCCGAAATTCTGGCTCGGTTCGGCACGACAGAGCAGAAGGACAGCTATCTGGCCGGATTGCTGTCGGGGGAGATCTTCTCCTGCTTCTCCATGACGGAGCCGCAGGGCGGCGCTGATCCGCGGGTGTTCACCACCCGGGCCGTCCGAGACGGCGACGATTGGGTGATCACCGGGCGTAAGTACTTCTCCTCCAACGCCTCGGTGGCGTCGTTCTTCATCGTGGTGGCCATCACCGACCCGGATGTTCCGGTGCACCGTGGGGCGTCGACGTTCCTGATCCCGGCCGGTACCCCGGGTCTGGTCGTCGAAGCCACCCACCATCTGGTGGGTTCGCATCCGCATGAGGCCGGGCATTCGCTGGTGCGCTACGACAAGGTGCGGGTCCCGGCCGACGCCATCCTGGGGGAGCCGGGTCAAGGCTTCCTGATCCTGCAGAGCCGGCTGGCCGGCGGCCGATTGCATCACGCTATGCGTTCGATCGGGGTGGCGCAGCGCGCCATCGACATGATGGCCCGGCGCGCCAAAAGCCGCTTCACTCAAGGCAGTTCGTTGGCCGACAAGCAGCTGGTGCAGGCGTTCATCGCCGACTCCTATGCGGAGCTGATCCCATTTCGGCTGACGGTGCTGCACGCCGCGTGGCTGATCGACAGCGGCGACGAGAAGGCGGCCCGGGCCGAGATCGGGGTCTGCAAGATTCTGGCGTCGCAGGTGCTCAAGTCGATCGGTCTGCGCGCGATCCAGGTGCACGGCGCGATGGGTCTGACCGAGCAGTTGCCGCTGACCAATGTGCTCCTTGGTGGGGTGGCGCTGGGCCTGGCCGACGGTCCCACCGAGGCGCACAAGGTGAACCTAGCTCGCTTACTGCTCAAGGATTACGAGGCCGAGGACCCGGAGTGGCCCAGCGAATTCCTGGACAACCGCATCGAGGCCGCCCGCGCGAAGTACGGCGACCGCCTTGACCGGATCCCGGCGGTGCCATGA
- a CDS encoding glucose 1-dehydrogenase: MGYADSLFDLTDRVVLVTGGSRGLGREMALAAARCGADVVIASRKLEACQATAAEIESETGRTALPYAVHVGRWDQLDGLVDAAYERFGRVDVLVNNAGMSPVYDKQTDVTEKMFDAVVNLNLKGPFRLSALIGERMMAAGRGSIINVSTHGSLRPHPSFIPYAAAKAGLNVMTEALAQAFGPTVRVNTLMPGPFLTDISKAWDFGEADNPFGAAALRRAGNPPEIIGAALFLMSDASSFTTGSIVRADGGSV, encoded by the coding sequence ATGGGGTACGCGGATTCGCTCTTCGACCTGACCGACCGGGTGGTGCTGGTTACCGGCGGCAGCCGCGGCCTGGGGCGCGAGATGGCGCTGGCGGCGGCCCGGTGCGGCGCCGATGTGGTGATCGCCAGCCGCAAACTCGAAGCCTGCCAGGCCACCGCCGCCGAGATCGAGTCCGAGACGGGACGCACCGCCCTGCCCTATGCGGTGCACGTCGGGCGCTGGGATCAGCTCGACGGCTTGGTCGATGCGGCCTACGAGCGGTTCGGGCGGGTCGACGTGCTGGTCAACAACGCCGGTATGTCGCCGGTCTACGACAAGCAGACCGACGTCACCGAGAAGATGTTCGACGCCGTGGTGAATCTGAACCTCAAAGGCCCGTTTCGGTTGTCGGCGTTGATCGGCGAACGGATGATGGCTGCGGGCCGCGGATCGATCATCAATGTCAGCACCCACGGTTCGCTGCGCCCGCACCCGTCGTTCATCCCGTATGCGGCAGCCAAGGCCGGACTCAACGTCATGACCGAGGCTTTGGCCCAGGCGTTCGGCCCCACGGTGCGGGTCAACACCTTGATGCCCGGGCCGTTTCTGACCGACATCTCCAAGGCGTGGGATTTCGGGGAAGCCGACAACCCGTTCGGCGCCGCCGCATTGCGGCGCGCCGGGAATCCTCCGGAGATCATCGGTGCGGCACTGTTTTTGATGTCGGATGCCTCCAGCTTCACCACCGGCTCGATCGTGCGGGCCGACGGCGGCAGTGTCTGA
- a CDS encoding FAD-dependent oxidoreductase has product MVTSGNGIVIVGGGLAAVRTAEELRREEYAGPITIVSDETRPPYDRPPLTKEVLRGERDDTTLEPPEFYASHDISLRLGCGARSVDAAAQSVTLADGSVLGYDQLVIATGLVPRRIPSFGDLDGIRVVRSFEDSLALREDAAGASRAVVIGAGFIGCEAAASLRKLGVDVVLVEPQPTPLAAVLGEQIGELVARLHRANGVDVRSGVGVAEVRGAGRVETVVLTDGTELTADVVVLGVGSRPATQWLDGCGIDVDNGVVCDATGRTSAPNVWAVGDVAFWRGRDGHQVRVEHWSNVVTQVRVMVPTMLGRESLHDVAVPAYFWSDQYDVKIQCLGEPEATDIVHLVEDDGHKFLAYYERNGVLAGVVGAGRPGKVMGARGKIIAGAPISEVLG; this is encoded by the coding sequence ATGGTCACTTCTGGAAACGGCATCGTTATCGTTGGCGGCGGCCTGGCGGCTGTCCGCACCGCCGAGGAATTGCGGCGCGAAGAATACGCGGGGCCGATCACGATCGTCTCCGACGAGACTCGCCCGCCCTATGACCGGCCGCCGCTGACCAAAGAGGTGCTGCGCGGCGAGCGCGACGACACCACGCTCGAGCCCCCGGAGTTCTACGCCTCCCACGACATCAGCCTGCGGCTGGGTTGCGGTGCTCGCAGTGTCGACGCCGCGGCGCAATCGGTGACGCTGGCAGACGGCAGCGTGCTGGGCTACGACCAACTAGTGATCGCCACTGGTCTGGTGCCGCGGCGTATCCCGAGTTTCGGTGACTTGGACGGCATCCGGGTGGTCCGGTCCTTCGAGGACAGCCTGGCGTTGCGCGAAGACGCGGCCGGCGCCAGTCGGGCGGTGGTGATCGGCGCCGGCTTCATCGGTTGTGAGGCGGCGGCGAGCCTGCGCAAGCTGGGCGTGGACGTGGTGTTGGTCGAGCCGCAGCCCACCCCGCTGGCCGCCGTGCTCGGTGAGCAGATCGGCGAACTGGTGGCGCGGTTGCACCGGGCCAACGGCGTCGATGTCCGCAGCGGCGTCGGGGTGGCCGAGGTTCGCGGCGCCGGCCGCGTCGAGACCGTGGTGCTCACCGACGGCACCGAACTGACTGCCGACGTGGTGGTGCTGGGCGTGGGTTCGCGGCCGGCGACCCAGTGGCTGGACGGCTGCGGGATCGATGTCGACAACGGAGTGGTGTGCGACGCGACCGGGCGCACCAGTGCGCCGAACGTGTGGGCCGTGGGCGACGTCGCGTTCTGGCGGGGCCGCGACGGGCACCAGGTGCGCGTCGAGCACTGGAGCAATGTCGTCACCCAGGTGCGGGTAATGGTGCCGACCATGCTGGGCCGGGAGTCGCTGCATGACGTCGCGGTGCCGGCGTACTTCTGGAGCGACCAGTACGACGTGAAGATCCAGTGCCTGGGCGAGCCGGAGGCCACCGATATCGTGCACCTGGTCGAGGACGACGGCCACAAGTTCCTGGCCTACTACGAGCGCAACGGTGTGCTCGCCGGTGTGGTCGGTGCGGGCCGGCCCGGCAAAGTGATGGGTGCGCGGGGCAAGATCATCGCCGGTGCCCCCATTTCCGAAGTGCTGGGCTGA
- a CDS encoding class I SAM-dependent methyltransferase, with the protein MTTINGECLTGVSATTLWTLHNRGSEAKRSDSVIDDPMAAELFDSIQYDYRKFGRPSQAHPLRALAFDQQTRDYLASHPKGSVVALAEGLQTSFWRLDNGELTWYTIDLEPVVELRNNLLPANERVITLAQSALDLSWMDKVDIGAGVLVTAEGLLMYLQPEEALGLIAACAQRFPGGRMVFDNIPHWFSRRTLRGMRLSDRYVAPPMPFAMTSEQATALTTLPGVVSARDVPLPSGRGVWNAKYIRQLDRIGFVRRARPSITVLDFG; encoded by the coding sequence ATGACCACGATCAACGGCGAATGCCTCACGGGGGTATCGGCGACCACCCTGTGGACCCTGCACAATCGGGGCAGCGAGGCCAAACGCAGCGACAGCGTCATCGATGACCCGATGGCGGCGGAGCTGTTCGATTCGATTCAGTACGACTACCGCAAGTTCGGCCGCCCCTCCCAGGCTCATCCGCTGCGCGCACTGGCCTTCGACCAACAGACCCGCGATTACCTCGCCTCGCACCCAAAAGGATCTGTGGTGGCATTGGCCGAGGGTCTGCAGACCAGCTTCTGGAGGCTGGATAACGGTGAACTCACTTGGTACACCATCGACCTGGAGCCGGTGGTGGAGCTTCGCAACAACCTGCTGCCGGCGAACGAGAGGGTGATAACCCTCGCGCAGTCCGCGCTCGACCTGAGCTGGATGGACAAGGTGGACATCGGCGCCGGGGTCCTGGTGACCGCCGAGGGACTGTTGATGTACCTGCAGCCCGAGGAAGCCCTGGGGCTGATCGCCGCCTGCGCCCAGCGGTTCCCCGGCGGCCGGATGGTGTTCGACAACATTCCGCACTGGTTCAGCCGGCGGACGCTGCGCGGTATGCGGCTCTCCGACCGCTACGTGGCGCCGCCAATGCCGTTCGCGATGACATCCGAGCAGGCCACGGCACTCACCACGCTGCCCGGCGTGGTCTCCGCGCGCGATGTGCCGCTGCCCTCCGGGCGCGGTGTCTGGAACGCGAAGTACATCCGACAGCTGGACAGGATCGGCTTCGTGCGGCGGGCGCGGCCGTCCATCACCGTGCTCGACTTCGGGTGA
- a CDS encoding mycofactocin-coupled SDR family oxidoreductase, with protein MNANGTLQGRVAFVTGAARGQGRAHAIRLAAEGADIIAADICAPASDSITYPAATPDDLAEMVRGVEAQGRKVLARSVDVRDDAALRSLVADGVEQFGRLDVVVANAGVLSWGRLWELTDEQWNTVIDVNLTGTWRTIRAAVPAMIEAGNGGSIVIVSSSAGLKATPGNGHYAASKYGLVALTNTLALEAGEHGIRVNSIHPYSVDTPMIEPQVMAKIFGEHPDYLHAFPPMPLRPNGFITSEEVADVVAWLAGDGSGVLTGLQIPVDKGALKY; from the coding sequence GTGAACGCGAATGGGACTTTGCAGGGACGCGTCGCCTTCGTCACCGGGGCCGCTCGCGGCCAGGGCCGGGCGCACGCGATCCGGTTGGCGGCCGAAGGCGCCGACATCATCGCCGCCGACATCTGCGCGCCGGCGTCGGACAGCATCACCTATCCGGCCGCCACACCCGACGACCTCGCCGAGATGGTCCGTGGGGTCGAGGCGCAGGGCCGCAAGGTGCTGGCCCGTTCGGTCGACGTCCGCGACGACGCCGCACTGCGATCCCTGGTCGCCGACGGGGTGGAACAGTTCGGCCGGCTCGACGTGGTGGTCGCCAACGCCGGCGTGCTGAGCTGGGGGCGGCTCTGGGAGCTCACCGACGAGCAGTGGAACACCGTCATCGACGTCAACCTGACCGGCACCTGGCGCACCATCCGGGCCGCGGTGCCGGCGATGATCGAGGCCGGCAACGGCGGCTCGATCGTGATCGTCAGTTCCTCGGCCGGCCTCAAGGCCACCCCCGGCAACGGGCACTACGCGGCCTCCAAGTACGGCCTGGTGGCCCTGACCAACACCCTGGCGCTGGAGGCCGGCGAGCACGGGATCCGGGTCAACTCGATTCACCCGTACTCCGTCGACACCCCGATGATCGAGCCGCAGGTGATGGCCAAGATCTTCGGCGAGCACCCCGACTACCTGCACGCCTTCCCTCCGATGCCGTTGCGTCCCAACGGTTTCATCACCTCCGAAGAGGTGGCCGACGTGGTCGCGTGGCTCGCCGGCGATGGCTCGGGCGTTCTGACGGGTCTGCAGATCCCCGTCGACAAGGGCGCACTGAAGTACTGA